A window of the Fusarium fujikuroi IMI 58289 draft genome, chromosome FFUJ_chr09 genome harbors these coding sequences:
- a CDS encoding related to allantoate permease gives MLHQHENKVTSGQVDSSSTEKVDYEKAVSFHEDASQEVFDEPATKRLLRKMDIKLLPFLALLYLLSFLDRTNIGNAKLAGLEDALGMTGKWDYNIAVAVFFPFYVAAEIPSNMAMKRFRPSIWIPSIMIAWAIVTTLMGITKNFGGFLATRMALGLAEGGLFPGITYYITLWYKRHECGLRMAIFFSAATAAGAFGGLFARGVMEMKGLGGLDGWAWIFIIEGLITFVFAIMAFFVMHDYPDTAKFLNDSERKEVLRRLEEDRSVLSDAFNMKFAKDALKDWKIWVHMMITIGIYTPLYSISIFLPTIVKSLGYTNEMAQLMSVPPYVVACLFTIGGGFAADRHGQRGIYMIFFCVVAIIGFIILATVESHGAKYFAAFLITCGIYPNVPQGVAWNGNNIGGSLKRGVGIAMHVGFGNLGGAVSGFVYRKDDAPNYRSGHWTLVATTTMSCILSIFMTIYLRRENARRDQTHKAPHEYTRAEKELEQDSGDNATFFRYTV, from the exons ATGCTTCACCAACACGAGAACAAGGTGACCTCTGGTCAGGTTGACAGCTCATCAACCGAAAAGGTCGACTATGAGAAGGCCGTTTCCTTCCACGAGGATGCCTCCCAGGAGGTCTTCGATGAGCCTGCCACCAAGCGCCTCCTCCGCAAGATGgacatcaagcttcttcccTTCCTGGCTCTCCTCTACCTCCTCTCTTTCCTCGATCGTACCAACATCGGTAATGCTAAGCTCGCTGGTCTCGAAGATGCCCTGGGCATGACTGGCAAGTGGGATTACAAC ATCGCTGTCGCcgtcttcttccccttctacGTCGCAGCCGAGATTCCCTCCAACATGGCCATGAAGCGCTTCCGTCCCTCCATCTGGATTCCCAGCATCATGATCGCCTGGGCCATCGTCACAACTCTCATGGGTATCACCAAGAACTTTGGTGGTTTCCTTGCCACTCGCATGGCTCTCGGTCTCGCTGAGGGTGGTCTCTTCCCCGGCATCACTTACTATATCACTCTCTGGTATAAGCGACATGAGTGCGGTCTCCGCATGGCtattttcttctctgctgctactgctgctggtgctttcGGTGGCCTCTTTGCTCGTGGTGTCATGGAGATGAaaggtcttggtggtcttgatggCTGGGCTTGGATCTTCATCATTGAGGGTCTCATCACTTTCGTCTTTGCTATCATGGCTTTCTTTGTCATGCACGATTACCCCGACACtgccaagttcctcaacgACTCTGAGCGCAAGGAGGTTCTCCGACGTCTCGAGGAGGATCGATCTGTTCTCTCTGACGCCTTCAACATGAAGTTCGCCAAGGATGCTCTCAAGGACTGGAAGATCTGGGTTCACATGATGATCACCATCGGAATCTACACTCCTCTCtactccatctccatcttcctccccACCATCGTCAAGAGTCTCGGCTACACCAACGAGATGGCTCAGCTCATGTCTGTTCCTCCCTACGTCGTCGCCTgcctcttcaccatcggTGGAGGTTTCGCTGCTGATAGACACGGTCAGCGTGGTATCTacatgatcttcttctgtgtTGTCGC TATCAttggcttcatcatccttgctACTGTCGAATCCCATGGTGCCAAGTACTTCGCCGCTTTCCTCATCACCTGCGGTATCTACCCCAACGTTCCCCAAGGTGTCGCCTGGAACGGCAACAACATCGGTGGCTCTCTCAAGCGTGGTGTTGGTATTGCTATGCACGTCGGCTTC GGTAACCTTGGTGGTGCCGTCTCTGGCTTCGTCTACCGCAAGGATGATGCTCCCAACTACCGCTCCGGTCACTGGACTCTGGTCGCCACTACTACCATGAGCTGCattctcagcatcttcatgACTATTTACCTCCGACGCGAGAACGCTCGCCGTGACCAGACTCACAAGGCTCCTCATGAGTACACCCGCGCTGAGAAGGAGTTGGAGCAGGACTCCGGCGACAACGCGACCTTCTTCCGATACACCGTCTAA
- a CDS encoding related to pectinesterase: MARLSAWLLLPLLCGSSLAKEGQVVPAFVDSSSSHSTRFASLHDTPLTGNVPVADGGSSSFTPQVNPLVKRSSASASETVPSGTTSSASKSETTSIVGSVSLSEASSTIEVTLTSGTPSGLSSETSLSSADGDTHSSSTAVASHDASTSVLSDADTASTDAIGAKTATAASDTTTGSASTSSLESSAGSGSTTGTATSNVDTTSASSVDSSATSNTATGPTTAGETSASGNVASSSESSAGSVTTYGSATSDASTALTTSLESSATSEASSGSLTASGTSASGDVTSSSESSAILNSPETSETLTSSGTQTSEASHSLTTEFPSSFTSSQQTSESVVSTSTDSPLVLTVAADGSGDYTAINDAIKAAQTSGYPTVTVLAGTYTENVVIQATPTVTIVGEVSNKRDVSSTPKVVIDNGGNANPALSFSTASAAGITWKNIKFSNTQAGGSGGAVFLRGSKNAFYNCQFYAAGIAAITGSYASAIVANSYIEAPDKVLYNYPSLYLYGTTVTATNSNGLIVYNKGALAGSTLYNSTVVFDTCDISQKSGSTNTRVFLAAGNGDGSVAVFRDTSIGSFITATGVYVDTKTQSKLNSYIEFGTTGDGSYSNHVADRSKYVTLVTDPKDLSPYEISAFFKGAYPSVAVSSLDWIDQGVLSAIQASNAKDFKQDVETTTSAAPTTSESSSTTSESATTTPDLKKTTSEAVTKAADPVTTTSDVLSKAASATSTTEESTSAAPTTSSCSLPSAVPSTALVVGPKSNPCASYDTVASAVAALPADDTTQYIYILAGTYQGQVSVVRTGATVFRGETTDGSSPKNNKVTITARNAVLSSSGGSLGTATFAANKYEAKLVSFYNINFENSFDPTTNNIALAVYAKGTKVAFYGCDIDSSQGTLYLDYGNFFFSHSKISGTTDFVWGQGAGYIYNSVIVSRGSTAGQAIAAHKYQGQYGGSRFVFDLCAVVPESSSVPEGSTFLGRDYSTNSNVAFVNSFLDGHIAGAGWKIASPSTFTGTFTEGNNTGPGWDSSARISAATIASDTSSFSAAGILGSDSWIDKAAIAPFQGWPDSVYGKDAASTTTTSAATTVSSTSSATAVGATLTVAPSPTGNEYKTVASALAAIPDDGDDYTIFVKAGSYNEQLTLTRSSGHVTIRGETSFENDFTQNEVLIWFKLGYSTGASRNEETPVLFWKTTSASSGLSLYNLNFTNTYPQTSDTAALAADFFGNMAAYGCAFDGFQDTLLVNQGIQVFSNSYISGSVDFIWGYSKAFFHGCYVASNTANAYITANNRKSSSWAGGFVFDKCKVTYTDSYGSNFGTTSLGRPWSQYALVVYMNSFLDKHISPQGWATWSSSNPQTSNVLFGEFNNTGPGNWTTSRASFATKLTESQAAAYSLGSFIGSTSWLDMKAYNLVPSYAVDGSDATTDPETDDTWPVHPSDGTTPPKGAVTVSVGGEKSGSYSTLTDALKSLPKDSTPQTIFIYAGTYEEQVPAINRPGPVTIIGYTESDPGKTYASNQVIITQAKGLSVAGTIPAGRSNADTATIATASTKIAFYNVKFVNSDNLDGATPSYVTLAASIYGNDIGFYGCSFIGWQDTLLNGATNGYQYYESSYIEGAIDFVWGYSKAYFKGCTLAAKRAKSAITAQSRSSASAVGGYIFDQCLFTEAASATVDLQGQVYLGRPYSAYALVVIKNSYLDSTIQPAGWKIWSTTDPRTDHITFAEYNNEGPGSWEKNTAAREAFGFATLLTSDTYSIESVMDSTDWIDMTYWDSITTPQPSTVTPTPVPTAPYGGKTPPAGAYIVSKDPIDGVPTYDTIQAAIDALPLSTKVTPTVFIYPGTYKEQIVLSRPGTTFFIGYSESPEDNSKNQVTITYDKGIDTQAEASNSDSATFYATGNYFQAVNINFANTFGTTANYASLGFAVKSSKFASLYGCQVYGNQDALLINGNLFAYNSLFTGNIDMIWGSGAGYFLKSTIAPNRDGIALTANKKGTNTGPSWGFVFDQCTVSPAGGASYSNIYLGRPWDQYARVAYIESELGACIAAAGWQAWTKADPRTANVIFGEFDNSGPGSSTSQRASFAKQLSGEEVAQFELGTFFTSTAWINMTLVDATPFDAGIAATQTYSSTTVYTTQTVTTSQTALVTTTGADVTVTEKSTSTLDVGTTITPDPTTKTNTEKSTTTQTQQITQGDSVVTVKSTDVVDVGKTVTPADVTKTSTNVVAATVTSWITTSAKAVTTTVSTTAVTVTPKSVTQEETDFTTVFATRTSSPKAVTVKSTTTTTIGTGGTTTTSLKATTVVSTVVTTSVKTVSKTTTLKCIPTQDKRDLGATAVLKPRAAVVFGNPSFDLSSGLTRRDLDLGSINLEARAEALRTVTVTVVSTYTTNVKTSTATVPGSTTTTELITTKTVGKTSTLKPVTVVEVSTSVATRFATVTIAGSTSTTTQVTTKETGKTTTLKADTTTVVVDATSVVTEKKTTTLPASTVTVYKTLTQTLAAGTVKVTSTNTVKKTSTVTLDQQTVTSWATVKTTLQPSSTVTQRSTVSKVITSVVKSTKTNWATKTSKGAAACTN, translated from the exons ATGGCCAGATTGTCTGCCTGGCTACTGCTCCCGCTTCTCTGTGGGAGCAGTCTTGCAAAAGAAGGTCAAGTTGTCCCTGCTTTCGTTGATTCTTCCTCCAGCCATTCCACTCGTTTTGCTTCCCTTCATGACACTCCTTTGACCGGCAATGTTCCTGTTGCCGACGGCGGTTCTTCGTCGTTCACTCCCCAAGTCAATCCGCTTGTCAAGAGATCGTCGGCAT CTGCTTCCGAGACAGTACCCTCGGGGACAACATCTTCTGCATCTAAGTCAGAGACAACCTCTATTGTTGGAAGTGTCTCATTATCTGAGGCTTCATCGACCATTGAGGTTACACTCACTTCTGGCACCCCATCAGGACTTTCTTCAGAAACATCTCTAAGCTCTGCCGACGGCGACACAcactcttcatcaactgcaGTGGCATCACATGATGCTTCAACCTCAGTACTATCCGATGCCGACACAGCTTCAACAGATGCAATTGGCGCCAAGACAGCCACAGCTGCTTCCGACACGACTACTGGCTCTGCCTCGACTTCATCTCTAGAGTCAAGcgctggctctggctcaacAACTGGCACTGCCACCAGCAACGTCGATACTACCTCGGCCTCTTCTGTCGATTCAAGCGCAACTTCAAACACCGCTACTGGACCCACCACGGCGGGCGAGACATCAGCCTCTGGCAATGTCGCGTCGTCCTCTGAGTCAAGCGCTGGCTCAGTCACGACTTATGGCTCTGCCACCAGCGATGCCTCTACAGCCTTGACCACTTCGCTTGAGTCGAGCGCCACATCGGAGGCGTCTTCTGGCTCCTTAACAGCAAGCGGGACTTCAGCCTCTGGGGATGTCACATCGTCCTCCGAGTCCAGCGCCATCCTGAACTCCCCTGAGACGAGCGAGACTCTCACATCGTCTGGAACTCAAACTTCCGAGGCATCACACTCTTTGACCACCGaatttccttcttctttcactTCTTCACAACAAACATCAGAGAGCGTGGTTTCAACATCAACTGACTCGCCTCTAGTACTCACAGTTGCTGCTGACGGAAGTGGCGACTACACTGCCATTAACGATGCTATCAAGGCAGCCCAGACAAGTGGTTACCCAACTGTGACTGTTCTTGCTGGCACCTACACCGAAAACGTCGTCATCCAGGCTACACCCACCGTCACGATCGTCGGTGAGGTTTCCAACAAGCGCGATGTTTCCTCTACACCCAAGGTTGTCATCGACAACGGTGGAAACGCCAATCCTGCACTGTCCTTCTCAACGGCGAGTGCTGCCGGTATCACGTGGAAGAACATCAAGTTCTCCAACACTCAGGCTGGAGGGTCTGGTGGAGCTGTCTTCCTCAGAGGCAGCAAGAATGCATTCTACAACTGTCAGTTTTACGCTGCTGGTATCGCTGCCATCACTGGATCCTACGCTTCTGCCATCGTCGCCAATTCGTACATCGAGGCCCCTGACAAGGTCCTCTACAACTACCCTTCGCTCTACCTGTATGGAACCACCGTCACAGCTACCAACAGCAACGGTCTCATCGTCTACAACAAGGGCGCTCTCGCTGGAAGCACTCTCTACAACTCGACTGTCGTCTTCGATACCTGTGATATCAGTCAGAAGAGTGGATCAACCAATACCCGCGTCTTCCTCGCCGCGGGCAATGGTGATGGCTCTGTCGCTGTCTTCCGCGATACGAGCATTGGAAGCTTCATCACTGCGACTGGTGTCTACGTTGATACCAAGACGCAGTCTAAGCTGAACAGCTACATCGAGTTCGGTACTACTGGCGACGGAAGCTACTCCAACCATGTGGCGGACCGCTCCAAGTATGTGACTCTTGTCACAGACCCCAAGGACCTCTCTCCTTATGAGAtctctgccttcttcaaggGCGCTTACCCTAGTGTCGCGGTTTCTTCCCTCGACTGGATTGATCAAGGTGTTTTGAGTGCTATTCAGGCCAGCAACGCCAAGGACTTCAAGCAGGATGTTGAGACCACCACTTCGGCCGCTCCTACGACTTCAGAATCTTCTTCTACAACCTCCGAATCTGCAACAACTACACCAGATTTGAAGAAGACTACTTCCGAGGCGGTGACAAAGGCCGCTGACCCCGTGACCACAACCTCTGATGTCTTGTCCAAGGCCGCATCTGCAACAAGCACCACAGAGGAGTCCACTTCCGCCGCACCTACAACGTCCTCATGCTCGCTGCCTTCAGCTGTTCCCAGCACGGCTCTCGTTGTTGGGCCCAAGAGCAATCCTTGTGCCTCTTACGACACTGTCGCTTCCGCAGTCGCAGCCCTTCCTGCTGATGATACCACCCAATACATCTACATCCTTGCTGGCACATACCAAGGACAGGTCTCAGTCGTCCGTACTGGCGCTACTGTCTTCCGCGGTGAGACCACTGATGGTTCTTCGCCCAAGAATAACAAGGTCACTATCACTGCCAGAAACGCTGTCTTGTCAAGCAGTGGTGGTTCATTGGGTACAGCAACATTCGCTGCCAACAAGTACGAAGCCAAGCTCGTATCTTTCTACAACATCAACTTCGAGAACTCCTTTGATCCTACTACCAACAACATCGCTCTGGCTGTATACGCTAAGGGAACAAAGGTGGCTTTCTATGGCTGCGACATTGACTCGTCTCAGGGAACTCTGTACCTCGACTACGGCAATTTCTTCTTCAGTCACTCAAAGATATCAGGAACCACTGATTTCGTGTGGGGACAAGGCGCTGGTTACATTTACAACTCCGTCATTGTTTCTCGGGGGTCTACCGCTGGCCAGGCTATCGCCGCCCACAAGTACCAGGGCCAATACGGCGGCTCTCGCTTTGTCTTCGATCTCTGCGCGGTCGTCCCCGAGTCAAGTTCTGTTCCCGAGGGAAGCACATTCCTTGGACGTGATTATAGCACAAACTCCAATGTCGCTTTTGTTAACTCATTCCTCGATGGGCATATCGCAGGCGCCGGATGGAAGATTGCTTCTCCCAGCACTTTCACCGGTACCTTCACTGAGGGTAACAACACTGGCCCTGGCTGGGACTCTTCTGCTCGTATTTCTGCTGCAACTATTGCCAGTGATACTTCTTCCTTCAGCGCTGCCGGTATCTTGGGCAGTGACTCTTGGATTGATAAAGCTGCCATTGCCCCCTTCCAGGGATGGCCTGACTCTGTGTACGGCAAAGACGCTGCCAGCACTACCACCACTTCAGCTGCGACTACAGTCTCTAGCACTTCAAGTGCTACTGCTGTCGGTGCTACCTTGACCGTTGCTCCCTCTCCCACCGGAAATGAGTACAAGACTGTGGCCTCTGCCCTCGCTGCCATTCCCGACGACGGCGATGACTACACCATCTTTGTCAAGGCCGGTTCATACAACGAGCAGCTGACTCTCACTCGCTCTAGCGGTCACGTTACCATCCGTGGTGAGACCAGCTTTGAGAATGACTTCACCCAGAACGAGGTCCTCATCTGGTTCAAGCTGGGCTACTCAACTGGTGCATCCCGCAACGAAGAGACCCCCGTTCTCTTTTGGAAGACcacttcagcttcttctggtctcTCGCTTTACAACCTGAACTTCACAAACACCTATCCACAAACTAGTGACAcagctgctcttgctgccGACTTCTTTGGAAACATGGCGGCGTATGGATGTGCTTTCGACGGCTTCCAGGATACCCTTCTTGTCAACCAGGGTATTCAGGTCTTCTCTAACAGTTATATTTCGGGATCTGTGGACTTCATTTGGGGTTACAGCAAGGCTTTCTTCCATGGGTGTTATGTTGCGTCCAACACCGCCAACGCCTATATCACCGCCAACAACCGCAAGAGCTCTTCTTGGGCCGGCGGCTTCGTGTTCGATAAATGCAAGGTCACATACACTGATAGTTACGGATCTAACTTCGGCACCACATCACTCGGTCGCCCATGGTCTCAATATGCCCTTGTTGTGTACATGAATTCCTTCCTCGACAAGCACATCTCTCCACAAGGTTGGGCCACCTGGTCTTCAAGCAATCCCCAGACATCG AACGTGCTTTTCGGAGAATTCAACAACACTGGACCCGGAAACTGGACCACCTCTCGAGCTAGCTTCGCGACAAAACTCACCGAGTCACAGGCTGCTGCATACTCCCTCGGGTCGTTCATTGGTAGTACCAGCTGGCTTGACATGAAGGCTTACAACCTTGTCCCCAGCTATGCCGTCGATGGCTCTGACGCAACTACCGATCCTGAGACCGACGACACTTGGCCGGTACATCCTTCTGATGGTACTACTCCTCCCAAGGGAGCTGTTACTGTGTCCGTCGGAGGAGAAAAGTCAGGCTCCTACTCCACTCTCACTGATGCTCTCAAGAGTCTCCCCAAGGACTCAACACCTCAGACAATCTTTATCTATGCCGGAACGTATGAGGAGCAGGTCCCTGCTATCAACCGACCAGGACCTGTTACCATCATCGGATACACTGAGAGCGACCCAGGAAAGACCTATGCTAGCAACcaggtcatcatcacccaagCCAAGGGTCTCTCGGTTGCTGGTACCATTCCCGCTGGTCGCAGCAACGCGGATACAGCTACTATCGCGACAGCCAGCACCAAGATTGCCTTTTACAACGTCAAATTCGTCAATTCTGATAACTTGGATGGTGCGACACCTAGCTATGTTACTCTTGCTGCCAGTATCTACGGAAACGACATCGGTTTCTATGGCTGCTCTTTCATCGGCTGGCAGGACACTCTTCTTAACGGCGCGACAAATGGTTACCAGTACTATGAGAGCAGTTATATAGAAGGAGCCATTGATTTTGTGTGGGGATACAGCAAGGCTTACTTCAAGGGTTGTACACTGGCTGCCAAGCGTGCAAAGTCCGCCATCACAGCACAGAGCCGTAGCAGTGCGAGTGCAGTTGGAGGTTACATCTTCGACCAGTGTCTTTTCACTGAAGCTGCTTCAGCTACTGTGGATCTCCAGGGACAGGTCTATCTCGGCCGACCTTACAGCGCTTACGCTCTCGTGGTTATCAAGAACAGTTACTTGGACAGCACCATTCAACCCGCTGGTTGGAAGATCTGGTCTACAACCGATCCTCGCACTGATCATATCACCTTCGCTGAGTACAACAACGAGGGTCCCGGAAGCTGGGAGAAGAACACGGCAGCCCGAGAGGCATTTGGGTTTGCTACACTTCTTACATCGGATACTTACTCTATTGAGTCCGTGATGGACAGCACTGACTGGATTGATATGACCTACTGGGACTCCATTACAACACCTCAGCCCAGCACTGTCACACCCACCCCCGTTCCTACTGCTCCCTACGGCGGAAAGACTCCTCCTGCTGGTGCCTACATTGTCTCCAAGGACCCTATCGATGGAGTCCCGACTTATGATACCATTCAGGCTGCCATTGATGCTCTGCCCCTTTCCACCAAGGTCACTCCCACTGTCTTCATCTATCCCGGTACATACAAGGAACAGATAGTCCTCAGCCGACCTGGAACCACATTCTTCATCGGTTACTCTGAGTCTCCTGAAGATAATTCCAAGAACCAGGTCACCATCACGTACGATAAAGGCATTGACACTCAGGCTGAAGCCTCCAACTCTGACTCAGCTACCTTCTACGCCACTGGCAATTACTTCCAGGCTGTCAACATCAATTTTGCGAACACATTCGGCACTACCGCCAA CTACGCTAGTCTTGGTTTTGCAGTCAAGAGCAGCAAGTTTGCCTCGCTCTATGGCTGCCAGGTCTACGGTAATCAGGATGCCCTGCTCATCAACGGTAATCTTTTCGCATACAACTCCTTGTTCACAGGAAATATCGATATGATTTGGGGATCTGGCGCTGGATACTTCCTCAAGTCTACCATTGCTCCCAACCGAGACGGCATCGCGTTGACAGCGAACAAGAAGGGTACCAACACTGGACCTTCTTGGGGTTTTGTTTTCGATCAGTGCACAGTCTCTcctgctggtggtgcttcTTACTCTAACATCTACCTCGGTCGACCTTGGGATCAATATGCCCGCGTTGCCTATATCGAGTCTGAGTTGGGTGCTTGCATCGCTGCCGCAGGTTGGCAAGCCTGGACCAAGGCTGATCCCCGAACAGCCAATGTCATCTTCGGAGAGTTCGACAACTCTGGCCCTGGATCTTCCACCAGCCAGCGTGCTTCTTTCGCCAAGCAGCTCTCTGGCGAGGAGGTTGCACAGTTCGAGCTCGGCACTTTCTTCACTTCCACGGCCTGGATCAACATGACACTTGTGGACGCCACGCCTTTTGATGCGGGTATCGCTGCTACTCAGACATACAGCTCTACAACTGTCTACACTACCCAAACTGTGACAACGTCTCAGACAGCTTTGGTGACCACCACCGGAGCCGATGTGACCGTGACAGAGAAGTCTACTTCTACTCTCGATGTTGGAACCACCATCACACCTGATCCTACTACCAAGACCAACACTGAGAAGAGCACAACCACTCAGACTCAGCAGATCACCCAGGGTGACAGCGTGGTCACTGTCAAGTCGACTGATGTTGTGGATGTTGGCAAGACTGTCACCCCTGCTGATGTTACCAAGACTTCAACCAACGTGGTTGCCGCGACTGTCACTTCTTGGATTACAACTTCTGCCAAGGCTGTTACTACAACTGTGTCTACTACCGCGGTCACAGTTACTCCCAAGTCAGTGACTCAGGAAGAGACCGACTTCACAACAGTCTTTGCTACCAGGACTTCAAGCCCTAAGGCTGTCACTGTCAAGAGcactaccactaccactaTTGGCACTGGCGGTACTACTACCACGTCCCTGAAGGCTACCACTGTTGTGTCTACTGTCGTGACAACTTCTGTCAAGACTGTCTCCAAGACCACAACACTCAAGTGTATCCCAACCCAGGACAAGCGTGATCTCGGCGCCACAGCGGTTCTCAAGCCCCGAGCTGCTGTTGTCTTCGGTAACCCATCTTTCGATCTTTCTTCTGGTCTGACTCGACGTGATCTGGACCTTGGCTCCATCAATCTTGAGGCTCGTGCTGAGGCTCTACGAACAGTCACAGTCACCGTGGTCTCAACCTACACCACTAACGTCAAGACCTCTACCGCCACTGTCCCTGGTAGCACAACTACAACAGAGTTGATCACCACTAAGACGGTTGGAAAGACGAGCACCTTGAAGCCTGTTACTGTCGTGGAGGTTTCTACATCTGTCGCCACGCGTTTCGCCACTGTTACAATTGCAGGATCTACTTCTACAACTACACAGGTCACCACCAAGGAGACAGGCAAGACTACTACTCTCAAGGCCGATACCACTACCGTCGTTGTCGACGCTACGTCTGTCgtgactgagaagaagaccacTACTCTTCCCGCAAGCACAGTCACAGTCTACAAGACTCTCACTCAGACTCTGGCCGCAGGAACTGTCAAGGTTACTTCGACCAACACCGTCAAGAAGACTTCTACTGTCACCCTGGACCAGCAGACAGTCACAAGCTGGGCCACGGTCAAGACTACCCTGCAGCCTTCCAGCACGGTCACGCAGCGAAGCACCGTGTCCAAGGTTATCACTTCCGTGGTCAAGTCGACAAAGACCAACTGGGCTACCAAGACGAGCAAGGGCGCTGCCGCTTGCACCAACTAA
- a CDS encoding probable arginosuccinate synthetase, protein MAPERVCLAYSGGLDTSTILKYCAPIIYSLMDCGREKTLTLSSVKWLVLQGYEVVCFLGDCGQEEDFDAVKAKALKLGAEKMIIENVQQELIDDLVWPAIQCNAIYEGQYLLGTSLARPVLARAMVQVAKDNNCTILSHGCTGKGNDQVRFELAWKACDPKMKVLAPWRIPAFFNRFQGRADLLKFAEEQKIPVSSTPKAPWSMDDNIIHCSYEAGILEQTDKEPPKDMWKRTVDPLDAPDKPTRFTVHFAEGVPVKLEVDGKTVTGSLEIFKEANELGRANGIGREDIVESRFIGLKSRGCYDTPGLTILRKLHQNLEGLVMDSKVRIIRDRLSDDWAQCIYNGMYFTPEREFVQNAIAFSQKQVDGKVEALAYKGNVIIVGRSSETSNLYSEEESSMDTLDMDWSVEDTTGFINVNAIRIAKYGERKIRDGEPLSKRK, encoded by the exons atggctcccgAACGTGTTTGCCT TGCCTACTCTGGCG GCCTGGATACTTCCACCATTCTCAAGTACTGTGCCCCCATTATTTACTCTCTGATGGATTGCGGCAGGGAGAAGACTTTGACGCTGTCAAGTGTCAA GTGGCTCGTCCTCCAGGGCTATGAGGTCGTGTGCTTCCTCGGAGACTGCGGTCAGGAGGAAGACTTCGATgccgtcaaggccaaggctctgAAGCTCGGTGCTGAGAAGATGATCATCGAGAACGTCCAGCAGGAGCTGATTGACGACTTGGTGTGGCCCGCCATCCAGT GCAACGCTATCTATGAAGGACAAT ACCTTCTCGGCACAAGTCTGGCCCGACCCGTATTGGCCAGGGCAATGGTGCAAGTTGCTAAGGATAACAACTGTACCATCCTCAGCCATGGAT GCACCGGTAAGGGCAATGA cCAAGTCCGCTTCGAGCTGGCATGGAAGGCCTGTGACCCTAAGATGAAGGTTCTGGCCCCCTGGCGCATCCCCGCATTCTTCAACCGATTCCA GGGACGTGCcgatcttctcaagttcgctgaggagcagaagatccCCGTCAGCTCCACTCCCAAGGCCCCCTGGTCTATGgacgacaacatcatc CACTGCTCATATGAGGCCGGT ATCCTCGAGCAAACAGACAAGGAGCCCCCCAAGGACATGTGGAAGCGCACAGTTG ATCCCCTGGACGCTCCCGATAAGCCTACTCGCTTCACCGTCCACTTTGCTGAGGGTGTTCCTgtcaagcttgaggttgatggcaaGACCGTTACTGGCTCCTTGGAGATCTTCAAGGAGGCCAACGAGTTGGGCCGTGCCAACG GTATTGGACGTGAGGATATCGTCGAGTCGAGGTTCATTG GATTGAAATCTCGTGGTTGCTATG ATACCCCCGGTCTGACTATCCTTCGCAAGCTGCACCAGAACCTTGAG GGTCTCGTGATGGACAGCAAGGTCCGCATCATTCGCGACCGTCTCTCGGATGACTGGGCTCAATGTATCTACAAC GGAATGTACTTTACTCCTGAGCGCGAGTTCGTTCAGAATGCTATCGCTTTCAGCCAGAAGCAGGTTGACGGCAAGGTCGAGGCTCTGGCTTACAAGGGCAACGTCATCATCGTTGGCCGATCCAGCGAGACATCCAACCTCTACAGCGAAGAGGAGAGCAGCATG GACACTCTTGACATGGATTGGAGTGTCGAAGACACAACTGGTTTCATCAACGTGAATGCCATCCGCATCGCTAAGTATGGCGAGCGCAAGATCAGGGACGGCGAGCCCCTTTCCAAGCGCAAGTAG